A DNA window from Brassica napus cultivar Da-Ae chromosome C1, Da-Ae, whole genome shotgun sequence contains the following coding sequences:
- the LOC106446440 gene encoding protein PYRICULARIA ORYZAE RESISTANCE 21 isoform X1 — MAEKGKEKVTMMKLKVDLDCAKCYKKVKKVLCKIPQIRDQLFDEKSNIVIIKVVCCSPERIMDKLCSKGGGSIKTIEIVETPKPPQPQPQAQPPPQKPKDAPKAAEKPKEAEKPKAAEKPKEAEKPKQPEKPKEAEKPKQSEKPKDAEKPKQPEKPKESAAPKPAPAAAGPAPTPAPASSPKQPGPPPQAVPMMPQGQPVAMCCGPYYDGYGGGPAFNGYGMPPPQPYECYGRPVYDTWGGGPPPCYRPCPLNRCDYFSEENPQSCSIM, encoded by the exons ATGGCCGAGAAGGGCAAGGAAAAG GTAACCATGATGAAGTTGAAGGTGGATCTTGATTGTGCCAAGTGTTACAAGAAGGTCAAGAAGGTTCTCTGCAAGATCCCTC AAATCAGAGACCAATTGTTCGATGAAAAGTCCAACATAGTCATCATCAAGGTGGTTTGCTGCAGCCCTGAGAGGATCATGGACAAACTTTGTTCCAAAGGTGGCGGCTCTATCAAGACCATCGAGATCGTCGAGACACCCAAGCCTCCTCAGCCTcagccacaagcccaacccccTCCTCAGAAGCCTAAAGATGCTCCCAAAGCCGCTGAGAAGCCTAAGGAGGCTGAGAAGCCTAAGGCGGCCGAGAAGCCCAAAGAGGCTGAGAAGCCGAAACAGCCTGAAAAGCCCAAAGAAGCAGAGAAGCCTAAACAGTCTGAAAAACCAAAAGATGCTGAGAAGCCGAAGcaacccgagaagccaaaagaATCCGCAGCTCCCAAACCCGCACCGGCGGCAGCAGGTCCAGCACCTACTCCGGCACCTGCTTCATCCCCGAAGCAGCCAGGACCGCCTCCACAAGCTGTGCCGATGATGCCCCAAGGGCAGCCCGTAGCCATGTGTTGTGGGCCATACTACGACGGTTATGGAGGTGGGCCAGCGTTCAATGGATACGGAATGCCACCACCGCAACCGTACGAGTGCTACGGACGACCAGTGTATGATACCTGGGGAGGTGGCCCACCACCTTGTTACAGACCATGCCCTCTCAACAGATGCGATTACTTCAGCGAAGAGAACCCACAAAGCTGCTCCATCATGTGA